From the Candidatus Krumholzibacteriota bacterium genome, one window contains:
- a CDS encoding glycosyltransferase family 39 protein has protein sequence MSKNLSTALGACLLLVVLSFHISIAWQDFGTLAANGYLYDDSFYAFQIARNIAGGNGISFDSIHSTTGFQPLYVFMLVPVYMLCGTSCTIPIHVALSLLSIFTTFTALLIYRIARRYVARAASLAAAGLWAISPIVTKQTANGLETAITTFMIALSIYYYLSRVRPATRPISIRFFILGIFLGLTVLSRIDSVFLVLTILLDYLLLLRKRKSPVSVLLSLSLIPLGVIVLYGPWLIFNFMQSGSALQDSGTATRYLSLAYASYFGQGSKDLSSVGPDPSFVWSQVVHSVSAMKVIPPLHILFRIIDKAGGAIDSYKTFHSAGNILGFILLFAGIISIARWRRERGKALRRELDFLVLFSLLLLASYSFYIFGTFFFLRYYYPLYFLASIYSAFFIQDLFDWVGSKKLLVRRLSFSSGLAYLLLFVAFSLSQAYRSRPVYPFYDIAGWIEENTSAEDRIGVFQAGTIGYLCDREVINLDGKVNREALAAMKTGCLRDYIIKEGIDLVVDHSQILEIFLALPSGDDSPIPILNESEENSSGWIAVRADRCGNHIPSAGTETSSSLLHLWK, from the coding sequence ATGTCTAAAAACCTTTCAACGGCGCTGGGCGCGTGCCTTTTGCTCGTCGTTCTGTCGTTTCATATATCCATCGCCTGGCAGGATTTCGGCACGCTTGCCGCAAACGGGTATCTCTATGACGACAGCTTCTATGCCTTTCAGATCGCGAGGAACATAGCTGGCGGAAACGGCATCTCCTTTGACAGCATTCATTCTACGACCGGGTTCCAGCCCCTTTATGTATTCATGCTCGTCCCAGTCTATATGCTCTGCGGAACGAGCTGCACAATCCCGATCCATGTCGCCCTTTCACTTCTGTCGATTTTTACAACATTTACGGCGCTTCTGATCTACAGGATCGCGAGAAGGTATGTCGCCCGCGCCGCGTCACTGGCAGCCGCGGGGCTCTGGGCGATCTCGCCTATCGTGACCAAACAGACGGCAAACGGACTTGAGACGGCGATCACGACTTTCATGATAGCCCTGAGCATCTACTATTATCTTTCCCGAGTGCGTCCCGCGACCCGCCCCATATCCATCCGATTCTTCATTCTCGGCATATTTTTAGGCCTGACCGTTCTAAGCCGGATAGACAGCGTCTTCCTGGTCCTGACGATCCTTCTCGACTACCTTCTTCTGCTCAGGAAAAGAAAAAGTCCTGTTTCGGTGCTGCTCAGCCTTTCCCTCATCCCTCTTGGCGTGATCGTTCTCTACGGGCCCTGGCTTATCTTCAACTTCATGCAGAGCGGAAGCGCGCTTCAGGACAGCGGCACCGCCACGCGCTACCTTTCCCTTGCCTACGCGTCATATTTCGGGCAGGGCTCGAAGGATCTTTCCTCCGTCGGCCCCGATCCTTCATTTGTATGGTCGCAGGTGGTCCATTCAGTCTCGGCGATGAAGGTGATCCCGCCGCTTCATATCCTTTTCAGAATCATCGACAAGGCGGGCGGGGCGATCGATTCCTACAAGACTTTCCATTCGGCCGGTAATATCCTTGGATTCATTCTTCTTTTCGCCGGCATAATCAGCATTGCCAGATGGCGCAGGGAGAGAGGAAAAGCGCTCAGGCGGGAACTCGATTTTCTTGTGCTCTTTTCGTTGCTCCTTCTCGCCTCGTATTCTTTTTACATATTCGGCACCTTTTTCTTCCTGCGATATTATTACCCGCTCTATTTTCTCGCTTCGATCTATTCAGCCTTTTTTATCCAGGACTTATTCGACTGGGTCGGATCAAAGAAGCTTCTCGTCCGCAGGCTCTCTTTTTCTTCGGGGCTTGCCTATCTCCTTCTTTTCGTGGCTTTTTCCCTTTCCCAGGCGTACAGGTCCCGCCCCGTATATCCCTTTTACGATATAGCCGGCTGGATAGAGGAGAACACGTCGGCAGAAGACAGGATAGGAGTCTTTCAGGCGGGGACAATAGGTTATCTCTGCGACAGGGAGGTCATAAACCTCGACGGCAAAGTCAACAGGGAAGCGCTGGCCGCCATGAAAACAGGCTGCCTCAGGGATTATATCATCAAGGAAGGTATAGACCTGGTCGTCGATCATTCCCAGATACTCGAGATCTTCCTCGCGCTGCCCTCCGGTGACGATTCCCCGATCCCGATCCTCAATGAGAGCGAAGAAAATTCGTCAGGCTGGATCGCCGTCCGCGCGGACAGATGCGGCAACCACATTCCTTCTGCCGGAACTGAGACCTCGAGCTCGCTGCTTCACCTCTGGAAATGA
- a CDS encoding class I SAM-dependent RNA methyltransferase: MNNEITATTLFGLEPILAGELESIGAKEIKLLNRAVSFMGDKELLYRANLSLRTCSRLLIPVKSFKVRDEKRLYEIARDIDWKEHLDKNGTLAVDSVVHSKYFTHSKFAALRIKDAVVDQFRDRYGRRPSVDREDPDLRINLHIDADECAISLDSSGAPLHRRGYRLEGSAAPINEVLAAGMVMLAGYDGSRSFIDPLCGSGTIVIEAAMISASIAPGLSRKKFGFQRWKDFDSALYKKIMKELASKVAGKTRRAVVGSDISKGVLKMARNNIERAGLSGLIELRQGGVTDIEPPEGPGILVSNPPYGKRLGAEQIALFYKSIGDTLKSRYEGYEAWIISSNLEALKSVGLRASKKIKLFNGPIECRYQRYDIYSGSKKAKYRTEEGGEGS; the protein is encoded by the coding sequence ATGAATAATGAAATAACGGCAACGACCCTTTTCGGGCTTGAGCCCATTCTCGCGGGAGAACTCGAAAGTATTGGCGCCAAAGAAATAAAGCTTCTTAACCGGGCCGTTTCTTTCATGGGGGACAAAGAGCTTCTTTACAGGGCCAATCTTTCCCTTCGGACCTGTTCAAGGCTTCTCATTCCGGTGAAAAGCTTCAAGGTACGCGATGAAAAGAGACTCTACGAGATCGCCCGCGACATAGACTGGAAGGAACATCTGGACAAAAACGGTACTCTGGCGGTAGATTCCGTAGTCCACTCGAAATATTTCACCCATTCAAAATTCGCCGCGCTCAGGATCAAGGATGCTGTCGTCGATCAGTTCAGGGATCGCTATGGAAGACGTCCCTCGGTCGACAGGGAAGATCCCGATTTGAGGATCAACCTGCACATCGACGCCGACGAATGCGCGATATCGCTGGACAGTTCAGGGGCCCCTCTCCACCGGAGGGGATACCGGCTCGAGGGGTCGGCGGCGCCGATAAACGAAGTGCTCGCCGCAGGGATGGTGATGCTTGCCGGGTATGACGGTTCGAGAAGTTTTATCGATCCTCTATGCGGATCGGGAACGATCGTGATCGAAGCGGCGATGATCTCCGCTTCGATAGCGCCAGGGTTGTCGAGAAAAAAATTCGGGTTTCAAAGATGGAAAGATTTCGACAGCGCGCTGTATAAAAAGATCATGAAGGAACTTGCGTCTAAAGTAGCTGGAAAGACGCGCCGCGCGGTCGTCGGATCGGATATCTCGAAAGGCGTTTTAAAGATGGCGAGAAACAATATCGAGCGCGCCGGGCTTTCCGGGCTCATCGAACTTCGCCAGGGCGGCGTCACTGATATCGAGCCGCCGGAGGGGCCGGGAATATTGGTCTCCAATCCACCGTACGGCAAACGACTCGGAGCAGAACAGATAGCTCTTTTCTACAAAAGTATCGGCGATACGCTCAAATCCCGATATGAAGGGTACGAGGCGTGGATCATCAGTTCCAATCTCGAAGCTCTCAAATCAGTGGGGCTTCGCGCGTCAAAGAAGATAAAGCTCTTCAACGGACCGATCGAATGCCGCTACCAGAGATACGATATTTACAGCGGCAGCAAAAAGGCGAAATACAGGACGGAAGAGGGGGGAGAGGGATCGTAA
- a CDS encoding divergent polysaccharide deacetylase family protein translates to MAGKKSKKKRQSPSWAFDRRFACSLAALAIIIFALYRFFQEPRGNVFILDYLDLVVPEKTLNTRFESVREEIDKRIRYQASRLGIAGEQIRIVKEDGRKKPFCASAVQIEIPGEASLVQVNAAIDRAVESTGAFIRSGREVKRDYSIEIVVGTKRHVTHRCYISRERARKADTLPESAGPMIAVVVDDFGFFNNNLVRDFLALKAPLTVTVIPGLKHSSKICRLAREAGKQVLCHLPMEPEKDADDVGDIPLVRVSMGEAQIEDIVARALRDTPGVSGINNHMGSRATADRRVMEAVLRVCRRERLFFFDSLTSPGSVVAEVAVDVGVRSGRNDLFLDNKKENTRENMKKLLSMAVRKGKVAAIMHVRRDSLKELVWLIEESRKRGIKMVYLSEMLEDGK, encoded by the coding sequence ATGGCTGGGAAAAAATCGAAAAAAAAACGACAGTCGCCGTCGTGGGCCTTCGACCGGAGGTTTGCCTGTTCCCTCGCCGCCCTTGCAATAATAATATTCGCCCTCTACAGGTTTTTTCAGGAACCGAGAGGGAATGTATTCATCCTTGATTACCTCGATCTCGTCGTTCCCGAAAAAACATTGAACACGCGTTTTGAATCTGTCCGGGAGGAAATAGACAAGAGGATAAGGTACCAGGCCAGCCGGCTCGGGATCGCCGGGGAACAGATCAGGATAGTAAAAGAGGACGGAAGGAAAAAACCTTTTTGCGCCAGCGCAGTCCAGATCGAGATCCCCGGGGAAGCATCGCTCGTCCAGGTCAACGCCGCGATCGACAGGGCGGTCGAATCGACGGGAGCTTTTATACGTTCAGGCAGGGAAGTTAAAAGGGACTATTCGATAGAGATCGTGGTGGGGACAAAGCGCCATGTCACCCACAGGTGCTATATCAGCCGGGAAAGAGCAAGGAAGGCAGATACGCTGCCGGAGAGCGCCGGACCGATGATAGCCGTGGTCGTCGACGATTTCGGTTTTTTCAACAACAACCTGGTAAGGGACTTCCTCGCGCTGAAGGCGCCGTTGACGGTCACAGTCATCCCGGGGCTGAAGCATTCCTCAAAGATATGCAGGCTCGCCAGGGAAGCGGGAAAGCAGGTCCTCTGCCATCTACCGATGGAACCGGAGAAGGACGCTGACGATGTCGGCGACATACCGCTTGTCCGGGTCTCCATGGGAGAGGCGCAGATAGAGGATATAGTCGCCAGGGCCCTGAGAGATACGCCGGGCGTATCCGGAATAAACAACCACATGGGTTCAAGGGCCACTGCCGACCGGAGGGTGATGGAGGCTGTGCTCAGAGTCTGCCGCAGGGAGAGGCTTTTCTTTTTCGACAGCCTGACTTCGCCAGGATCGGTAGTCGCCGAAGTTGCCGTCGATGTCGGGGTGAGAAGTGGCAGAAATGATCTCTTTCTCGATAACAAAAAGGAAAACACCAGGGAAAACATGAAAAAACTTCTTTCAATGGCTGTTCGAAAGGGGAAGGTAGCCGCTATAATGCACGTGAGAAGAGACAGCCTGAAAGAACTCGTCTGGTTGATCGAAGAATCGCGCAAGCGGGGGATAAAAATGGTATATTTGTCGGAAATGCTCGAAGATGGGAAATAA
- a CDS encoding T9SS type A sorting domain-containing protein, which produces MNHRGIAFLTILLVLSFSSTPAGALWHQGGNLICDEVSTQRYIQSAPDGAGNIYLVWEDYRSGSGPDIYAQMIDNRGNELWTSGGIAIATGTPNQWEPLITGDGAGGAIIVWEDFETGPVYGIKAQKIDADGTPQWTAGGVTLLSGSSGYTDLKLISDLTGGVIVAWYSSVSGNYDIYAQRADSDGTVMWGASGTSPCTETSIQQQPELCPDGTGGAIIAWMDSRNGNLDVYARRIGPSGSIYWTSNGVPICTQTASQSVNSVVGDGGGGAIIIWQDLRNGTSDIFAQRVSSGGVAQWSSNGLPVCLASGNQNNPGGVSDGSGGAVIAWSDDRTTNTDIYAQRIDPDGTGLWTSDGVAVCTERHMQTGPKLIISENGNIIIGWTDCRLIEYTHYAQMLDLSGSAHWATNGVHAGHTTYRTSAFDMSPDGEGGVIFSWDSYYSSTYDLMAQRVERNGYWGYPSPVIADIRDIPGDQGGSVDLAWYASRLDPWPAMAISHYTVWRAISHPDAILLASRGATIIESISEIAPQKDRDFSAEELSRSTSLPSPPDIIRSEMAGSTTIFWKMISMIDAYYLDSYSEVAATLFDSTSASDENHYFQVIAHSGVPSEFWISETDSGYSVDNLAPVVPLGLAGEQSYSPEGIVLTWDPNTETDLSGYRIYRGLTDDFEPGPGNLVASIPDTVYMDDGWSWEDEWFYKLAAVDIHGNESGYALLAPSGITGEDIPDAPLATFLAQNYPNPFNPTTTIRFGLKKAGHVSLRVYDAAGRLVREMIDREMPAGDHAEPWDGLADDGSVAASGMYFYRLVTSSFAETRKMVMLR; this is translated from the coding sequence ATGAATCACAGGGGCATCGCGTTCCTTACAATCCTGCTTGTTCTTTCCTTTTCTTCCACACCTGCCGGCGCCTTATGGCATCAGGGGGGGAATCTGATCTGCGACGAAGTCTCTACCCAACGCTATATTCAGTCGGCTCCCGACGGAGCGGGAAATATCTATCTCGTTTGGGAAGATTACCGCTCGGGGAGCGGGCCCGACATCTACGCGCAGATGATCGACAATCGCGGCAACGAACTGTGGACTTCAGGGGGGATCGCCATCGCCACAGGGACGCCGAACCAGTGGGAACCGCTCATAACAGGTGACGGGGCTGGCGGAGCGATCATCGTATGGGAAGATTTCGAGACAGGTCCCGTTTATGGCATCAAAGCCCAGAAAATCGATGCCGATGGAACTCCGCAGTGGACTGCCGGCGGGGTGACTCTCCTTAGCGGTTCATCGGGCTATACCGACCTTAAGCTCATCTCAGACCTGACAGGCGGTGTCATCGTCGCGTGGTACAGCTCCGTATCGGGAAATTACGATATCTACGCGCAGAGGGCCGACTCGGACGGCACGGTGATGTGGGGAGCGAGCGGCACTTCTCCATGCACCGAGACATCTATACAGCAACAGCCAGAACTCTGCCCCGACGGAACAGGCGGAGCGATCATCGCCTGGATGGACAGCCGCAACGGCAATCTCGACGTATACGCGAGAAGGATCGGGCCTTCAGGTTCAATCTACTGGACATCGAACGGCGTGCCGATATGCACGCAGACCGCTTCACAGTCCGTCAATTCCGTGGTCGGGGATGGAGGCGGCGGGGCGATAATCATCTGGCAGGACTTAAGAAACGGAACGAGTGATATCTTCGCCCAGCGCGTCTCAAGTGGCGGAGTGGCGCAGTGGTCGTCTAACGGACTCCCTGTCTGCCTCGCCTCCGGGAATCAGAATAACCCTGGCGGAGTGTCTGACGGAAGCGGCGGCGCCGTAATCGCCTGGTCGGACGACCGGACGACCAATACAGATATCTACGCGCAGAGGATCGACCCTGACGGTACGGGGCTATGGACTTCGGACGGAGTAGCCGTATGCACTGAAAGGCACATGCAAACCGGCCCGAAGCTCATCATTTCCGAGAACGGGAATATAATCATAGGATGGACAGATTGCAGGCTTATCGAATATACACATTACGCACAGATGCTCGACCTTTCCGGCTCGGCGCATTGGGCGACGAACGGAGTCCACGCCGGGCACACCACATACAGGACATCGGCCTTCGACATGTCCCCAGACGGCGAAGGGGGAGTTATCTTTTCGTGGGATTCCTATTATTCAAGCACTTACGACTTAATGGCCCAGAGGGTCGAGCGCAATGGATACTGGGGATACCCCTCCCCCGTGATCGCCGACATCCGCGACATACCGGGAGATCAGGGGGGCTCGGTCGATCTCGCCTGGTACGCCAGCAGGCTCGATCCCTGGCCGGCAATGGCGATATCGCATTATACCGTCTGGAGGGCGATAAGCCACCCCGACGCGATCCTTCTTGCGAGCCGCGGAGCAACGATCATCGAATCGATATCGGAGATAGCCCCGCAGAAGGATCGGGACTTTTCCGCGGAAGAGTTGAGCAGATCAACATCTCTCCCCTCCCCGCCGGATATCATAAGAAGCGAAATGGCCGGCAGTACGACGATTTTCTGGAAGATGATCTCGATGATTGACGCGTACTACCTCGATTCCTATTCGGAGGTCGCAGCCACCCTCTTCGACTCTACCTCGGCGTCGGATGAGAACCATTACTTCCAGGTGATCGCGCATTCCGGCGTCCCGTCGGAATTCTGGATCTCCGAAACAGACAGCGGGTACTCTGTCGATAACCTCGCGCCGGTAGTCCCCCTCGGCCTGGCCGGAGAACAGTCGTATTCTCCCGAAGGGATCGTACTCACCTGGGACCCCAATACCGAAACGGATCTCTCAGGATACAGGATATATAGAGGACTCACCGATGATTTCGAGCCGGGACCGGGAAACCTGGTGGCAAGCATCCCCGATACTGTATATATGGATGATGGCTGGTCATGGGAAGATGAATGGTTCTACAAGCTTGCCGCCGTCGATATACACGGGAACGAAAGCGGCTATGCCCTGCTCGCTCCTTCGGGGATAACCGGAGAAGATATCCCCGACGCCCCGCTGGCGACATTCCTCGCTCAGAACTACCCCAACCCCTTCAATCCGACGACGACCATCAGGTTCGGGTTGAAAAAAGCGGGGCATGTCTCGCTGAGGGTCTACGACGCGGCAGGAAGGCTCGTCCGGGAGATGATAGACAGGGAGATGCCGGCAGGAGACCACGCTGAACCATGGGATGGCCTGGCTGATGACGGCAGTGTCGCCGCGAGCGGGATGTATTTCTACCGCCTTGTGACATCGTCATTTGCGGAAACAAGAAAAATGGTGATGCTGAGATGA
- a CDS encoding pyridoxine 5'-phosphate synthase, with protein sequence MRLGVNIDHVATLREARKTTEPDPVTAAMMAEMGGADQITFHLREDRRHFQNRDARLVSEMAQTLVNLEMAASAEMQEIALALHPDSVTLVPERREEVTTEGGLDLIRGAEKYAGIVRALKEGGIKTAAFIGPDRDQIKEASRLGFDAIEIHTGEYANATRGTVEAALKDIVDAASAGAKYGLHIHAGHGLTYHNIHPIVKIEKIEELNIGHSIISRAVFVGIENAVREMVGLLRR encoded by the coding sequence ATAAGGCTCGGAGTGAATATCGATCATGTCGCGACGCTTCGCGAAGCGAGGAAGACTACGGAGCCTGATCCCGTCACCGCCGCGATGATGGCGGAGATGGGAGGGGCCGACCAGATCACCTTTCATCTGCGCGAAGACAGGCGGCATTTCCAGAACCGCGATGCCAGGCTGGTCAGCGAGATGGCCCAGACCCTGGTAAATCTTGAGATGGCGGCGAGCGCGGAGATGCAGGAGATCGCTCTGGCGCTGCACCCGGACTCGGTCACCCTGGTGCCGGAAAGGCGCGAAGAGGTGACGACAGAAGGGGGGCTGGACCTGATCCGCGGGGCGGAGAAATATGCCGGGATCGTAAGGGCGCTGAAAGAAGGAGGGATCAAAACGGCCGCTTTTATAGGGCCTGACAGGGACCAGATAAAGGAAGCTTCGAGGCTGGGTTTCGACGCTATCGAGATACATACCGGCGAATACGCCAACGCGACGAGGGGAACTGTCGAGGCCGCCCTGAAAGATATAGTCGATGCTGCCTCTGCCGGGGCGAAATACGGGCTTCATATCCACGCGGGGCACGGTCTGACCTATCATAATATCCACCCGATCGTGAAGATCGAAAAAATAGAGGAGCTTAATATCGGCCACAGTATCATCTCAAGAGCTGTCTTCGTCGGCATAGAGAATGCCGTCAGGGAGATGGTCGGACTTTTACGCCGCTAG
- a CDS encoding MATE family efflux transporter, translating to MPLPEIRYLQRQQKGEIQDGRGGRGIVRAVLTEGAIGRTLARLTMPMTVGIVAMVAFNLTDTFFIARLGTMQLAALGFTLPVVLVLTRFALGIGIGSASVISKAIGEGDWKQVQRLTTDGLILSLASVAVLTVAGFLTIDFVFGRLGASGEVLTMVREYMLIWYFGLIFVVFPMVSNNSIRATGDTRTPMKIMLTAVAVNVVLDPLLIFGPWIFPRLGLKGAALATVIARMTTFIVSFLVIYKKKKMITFERPSLPVLLDSWKRILYIALPAAGTRMVVPIGLGIITGIIAVFGPKAVAALGVANRIEFFAIAIIMALSSVLAPFVGQNWGAGRFDRLRRGIILSNRFAVMWGAGAFALLALFARPIAMIFTKDQEVVEGIVLYLRVVPAAYFSLGIFHLVTGVLNVLNRPLQAAALGAAQVFILTVPLAWVGARFFGLTGIFAGIATAYLLSGVISRSVLWLQVRKVEEDDWAA from the coding sequence ATGCCGCTACCAGAGATACGATATTTACAGCGGCAGCAAAAAGGCGAAATACAGGACGGAAGAGGGGGGAGAGGGATCGTAAGGGCAGTTCTGACTGAAGGAGCTATAGGGAGGACTCTTGCCAGGCTCACCATGCCGATGACTGTGGGGATAGTGGCGATGGTGGCGTTCAATCTCACCGACACCTTTTTTATTGCCCGCCTTGGAACAATGCAGCTCGCCGCTCTCGGCTTCACACTCCCCGTAGTGCTCGTGCTCACGCGCTTCGCTCTGGGGATCGGGATAGGATCGGCATCGGTAATATCCAAAGCTATAGGAGAAGGGGACTGGAAACAGGTCCAGCGGCTGACGACCGACGGCCTGATACTCTCGCTGGCAAGCGTCGCCGTGCTTACGGTGGCGGGATTTCTCACGATAGACTTTGTCTTCGGCAGGCTCGGGGCCAGTGGAGAGGTCCTCACGATGGTCAGGGAATATATGCTGATCTGGTATTTCGGCCTCATATTCGTAGTCTTTCCTATGGTCAGCAACAACTCGATCAGGGCTACGGGGGATACCAGGACCCCGATGAAGATCATGCTCACCGCGGTCGCTGTCAATGTCGTCCTCGACCCGCTCCTTATATTCGGCCCGTGGATATTCCCACGGCTCGGTCTGAAAGGCGCGGCGCTCGCCACCGTCATAGCCAGAATGACGACCTTTATCGTCTCTTTCCTGGTGATCTATAAAAAGAAAAAGATGATTACCTTCGAGAGGCCATCCCTGCCGGTGTTGCTCGATTCATGGAAGAGGATCCTCTACATAGCTCTTCCAGCTGCCGGGACGAGAATGGTAGTGCCGATCGGGTTGGGGATCATTACGGGGATAATCGCCGTCTTCGGTCCTAAAGCGGTTGCCGCGCTCGGCGTCGCCAACAGGATAGAATTTTTCGCCATCGCGATCATAATGGCCCTCTCCTCGGTCCTTGCCCCTTTCGTCGGGCAGAACTGGGGAGCAGGCAGATTCGACAGGCTGAGAAGAGGTATAATCCTGAGCAACCGTTTTGCCGTTATGTGGGGGGCTGGAGCATTCGCCCTTCTCGCCCTTTTCGCCAGGCCGATCGCCATGATATTCACTAAAGACCAGGAAGTCGTAGAAGGGATCGTCCTTTACCTGAGGGTCGTTCCGGCGGCGTATTTTTCACTCGGAATTTTCCATCTCGTAACGGGAGTCCTAAACGTACTGAACAGGCCTTTGCAGGCGGCCGCCCTTGGCGCGGCGCAGGTCTTTATTCTGACAGTGCCCCTGGCGTGGGTGGGGGCAAGATTTTTTGGCCTGACGGGGATCTTTGCGGGGATAGCGACGGCTTATTTGCTCTCCGGCGTCATTTCCCGCAGCGTGCTGTGGCTCCAGGTAAGGAAAGTCGAAGAGGATGACTGGGCCGCGTGA